CATTCTACGGACCGGGCGCGTCCAACTCGTCGAATCCATACCCGTTTAATGCGGCGGATTGCGGCAGGCCCAATGGAACCAGTATCGGCTATTCGGATATCATTCTGACAGCTTTTGACGTGTCGACTCCGGCGGGGGCAATCGATGAAAACCTTGACTCGAAGTCGTCATTCGTTTCCAATGGGCTACCACTTTTCGGCGGGCATATCAAACAAACATTCTACTTCAATGGTAAATCAAATCCGGATGATGTGGTGCGGCTTACACTGTCGCAGGGCGGCTCTTTTCTAAAAGTCAATCTCGGATCCAGCCTTACACTGCGCGCCTACAATGGTGAAAATGAAGTGGGTACAGTAAAGGTGCTTGAATCTGTTTTAGACGCTGCGCTGCTTACTTCTTTCGCAAACAACAGCAATATCACCTTTTATTTTGTCCCCAAAAGCGCGGACGGAAGCTCATTTGTCTTCGACCGCATTGAGCTGGACCTCAATATTGCATTGCTAGGGCTCGGTTTGGGAGCAAACGGAATCAATGTTCACGACGTGCGACGGGTGCCGGACGGTATCAATGCGCCAGATGTGGTTGCCTGCACAAATCTGGGTGAGATCACGCTGTCTGCCCAGGCACTGCAAGCCAGTATCAACGGCATCGGAAACTTTAAATACGCCTGGTATTCGGAGCAAAATGACGGCAATTTGCTGTCGGTGAATGCCACACTGCCTCTTTTAGGTCTTACAACCACCGGCAAAAAAACATACTATGTTGAAGCCGCAAAATCGGGTGACGGATGCACAGCTTCACCAAGAAAAA
This Dyadobacter sp. UC 10 DNA region includes the following protein-coding sequences:
- a CDS encoding immunoglobulin domain-containing protein; this translates as MAQPDGAVYATETPVPGTDGGSVANPANAANSSKNSAAELTASKALLGSATSCSLQLFFTSTVNYGAANPKTVYFRINSNSSAYANGAITITAHNSQGNSVGLVGTGYKTYYAPDGYILIGVTPSASFKSVKLTVASPVLAGTYSANVYFAFYGPGASNSSNPYPFNAADCGRPNGTSIGYSDIILTAFDVSTPAGAIDENLDSKSSFVSNGLPLFGGHIKQTFYFNGKSNPDDVVRLTLSQGGSFLKVNLGSSLTLRAYNGENEVGTVKVLESVLDAALLTSFANNSNITFYFVPKSADGSSFVFDRIELDLNIALLGLGLGANGINVHDVRRVPDGINAPDVVACTNLGEITLSAQALQASINGIGNFKYAWYSEQNDGNLLSVNATLPLLGLTTTGKKTYYVEAAKSGDGCTASPRKKVTVNVQTAPASPSAELNP